One part of the Solea solea chromosome 1, fSolSol10.1, whole genome shotgun sequence genome encodes these proteins:
- the pak1ip1 gene encoding p21-activated protein kinase-interacting protein 1-like: MAAVVELVAGSYEQVAFGYRVKTDEEEWISKADFTHHAHTASISAVAASERFVVTGSKDETIQLYDMKKRIEHGVLLHHDGTITCLEFYGTSHLLSGGEDGLLCVWSTKKWECMKSIKAHKGHVTSLSVHPSGKLALSVGTDKTLRTWNLTNGRSAFIKNIKQNAHIVRWSPDGTKYVVVVDDTMNIYDLETASVTGTITNPKRISSIKFLNNSILAVAGDDEILRLYELGKEKSVCEFKAHETRVKAVDSFDMEDYCVVVTASNDGFIKMWKLHLKEELDPPTLLGEVNTTARLTCLAVWKPSSVQQITEEPAAQATTSEELAQELSKTKRVRITMEEVILEDESKPKKKKKDGGK; the protein is encoded by the exons ATGGCAGCTGTAGTGGAGCTGGTAGCTGGAAGCTACGAGCAGGTCGCGTTTGGTTACCGAGTGAAAACGGATGAAGAA GAGTGGATATCCAAAGCAGACTTCACTCATCACGCACACACGGCTTCCATATCAGCTGTGGCAGCCAGTGAGAGGTTTGTGGTAACGGGCAGCAAAGATGAGACCATACAACTGTATGACATGAAGAAGAGAATTGAGCATGGCGTTTTGCTTCATCATGATG GCACCATCACCTGCCTGGAGTTTTATGGGACGTCTCATTTgctgagtggaggagaggatggactgctgtgtgtgtggagcacgAAGAAGTGGGAGTGTATGAAGTCCATCAAAGCTCACAa AGGACACGTCACGTCgctgtccgtccatccatctggGAAACTTGCACTTTCAGTTGGGACAGATAAGACTCTCAG AACATGGAATCTGACTAATGGAAGATCAGCGTTcatcaaaaacattaaacaga ATGCACATATTGTGCGATGGTCTCCAGATGGGACTAAATATGTGGTGGTGGTAGATGACACGATGAACATCTATGACCTGGAGACAGCCTCCGTGACTGGAACAATCACAAACCCCAAAAGAATCTCGTCAATTAAGTTCTTAAAT aacTCCATCCTGGCTGTTGCAGGAGACGATGAAATTTTGAGGTTATATGAACTGGGAAAAGAGAAATCGGTGTGTGAGTTCAAGGCTCATGAAACCAG GGTGAAAGCCGTTGACAGTTTTGATATGGAGGATTACTGTGTGGTCGTGACGGCTTCAAATGACGGATTCATCAAAATGTGGAAACTCCATCTTAAAGAG GAGCTGGATCCTCCCACCCTCCTTGGCGAAGTGAACACAACAGCCAGACTGACGTGCCTTGCTGTGTGGAAACCTTCATCAGTGCAGCAGATCACTGAGGAACCAGCAGCTCAGGCCACAACATCTGAAG AACTTGCCCAAGAACTTTCAAAGACCAAGAGAGTTCGCATTACAATGGAAGAAGTCATTCTAGAAGATGAGAGTAagcccaaaaaaaagaaaaaggacggTGGAAAATAA
- the LOC131470747 gene encoding transmembrane protein 14C-like — MAVDWIGFCYAVLVSAGGVTGYVKAGSTASLAAGLLFGLLAAAGAYLASQNPKNVWLSLGTSGSLTVVMGLRFVNSWKFMPAGFMALASGMMVVKIITGMLKTPHKSS; from the exons ATGGCTGTGGACTGGATTGGCTTCTGTTATGCTGTTCTAGTGTCGGCTGGAGGAGTCACTGGTTATGTAAAGGCAG GCAGCACCGCCTCTCTGGCTGCAGGACTCCTGTTTGGCCTGTTGGCCGCGGCTGGTGCTTATCTGGCATCTCAAAATCCAAAGAATGTCTGGCTGTCACTAG GCACCTCAGGAAGTCTGACTGTCGTCATGGGACTGCGATTTGTCAACTCCTGGAAGTTCATGCCTGCAGGTTTCATGGCTTTAGCCAG TGGAATGATGGTGGTGAAGATTATAACTGGGATGCTAAAGACGCCACACAAGTCTTCATAA
- the LOC131470723 gene encoding serine/threonine-protein kinase MAK-like, with translation MTDCWTVWGSHCSTVKERHVSLWTMKRYTTLKQLGDGTYGSVLLGKSNDTGELVAIKRMKRKFYSWDECVNLREVKSLKKLNHTNVVKLKEVIRENDYLYFVFEFMKENLYQLMKEREDKMFSENEIRNILFQVLSGLAFVHKHGYFHRDMKPENLLCMGPELVKIADFGLAREIRSQPPYTDYVSTRWYRAPEVLLKSNTYSSPIDIWAVGCIMAELYTLRPLFPGNSEVDQVFKICQVLGTLKKPDWPEGYSLAASMNFRFPKCVPSSLRSLIPNASNEAIALTTDMLQWDPEKRPSAAQALRYPYFHVIPLKSSEQHKAQTEVEPKPLSLCKTESEPRETQTEPHNSRQSLQEISAPQENMEPSIRQATAGQQEPLSLVKHGQPLSLCTRGAAPGAENSVCGLRTGRKRWGQTSLKSVDSWNDGDDTDAGVSISKKPTTSFLKDRTLNRLDSCRFSESKIKTVVKLPNNGRMNGTDSTPLTAKQHYLRQSRYLPGVNPKKCLSEVSHVTHRNLWDSSCLTKQQDRSKDSRLPKLRDEQLLKEITREDVDLPKDNNRTKTNISSPHLQKTETGAAPQKTTRTLSEGTTAVDLSLNADLRIDSKVKTSKNKTSSNKLPPSDEDFSEYDRWRSRCVNPHIPGSNTSSLRKKTFPRSANVQSVHGRVDWAVKYGGHR, from the exons ATGACTGACTGCTGGACTGTGTGGGGCAGTCATTGCTCCACAGTGAAGGAGAGACATGTCTCTCTGTGGACCATGAAGCGCTACACCACTCTGAAGCAGCTGGGGGACGGCACGTATGGCAGTGTGCTCCTGGGAAAGAGCAATGACACTGGGGAGCTGGTGGCCATAAAGAG GATGAAGAGGAAGTTTTACTCTTGGGATGAGTGTGTGAATCTAAGAGAAGTGAAG tctctgaaGAAGCTGAACCATACCAACGTGGTGAAACTCAAGGAAGTCATCAGGGAGAATGACTACCTCTACTTTGTCTTTGAGTTCATGAAAGAAAACCTCTATCAGCTCATGAAAGAAAG GGAAGATAAAATGTTCTCCGAGAATGAGATCAGGAATATTCTGTTCCAAGTTCTGTCTGGTTTAGCATTTGTGCATAAGCACG GTTATTTTCATCGAGATATGAAGCCGGAGAATTTGCTCTGCATGGGCCCAGAGCTGGTGAAGATTGCAGATTTTGGACTTGCCAGGGAAATCCGCTCCCAGCCGCCTTACACTGACTATGTGTCCACGAGATG GTACCGAGCCCCAGAGGTTCTACTCAAGTCCAACACTTACAGCTCACCCATCGACATCTGGGCCGTGGGCTGCATCATGGCGGAGCTCTACACTCTCAGACCCTTGTTCCCTGGCAACAGCGAGGTGGACCAGGTCTTCAAGATCTGTCAGGTGCTGGGAACGCTGAAGAAG CCTGACTGGCCTGAAGGCTACAGCCTGGCCGCCTCGATGAACTTCCGCTTCCCAAAGTGTGTCCCCTCCAGCCTCAGATCTCTGATCCCCAACGCCAGCAACGAGGCCATCGCACTGACAACAGACATGTTACAGTGGGATCCTGAGAAAAGACCCAGTGCTGCTCAG GCTCTGCGATATCCCTACTTCCACGTCATCCCTTTAAAGTCCTCAGAGCAGCACAAGGCTCAGACAGAGGTGGAACCAaagcctctgtctctgtgtaagACAGAGTCAGAGCCCCGTGAGACCCAGACTGAGCCACACAACTCCAGACAATCTCTACAGGAGATCTCTGCTCCTCAGGAGAACATGGAGCCAAGCATACGGCAAGCTACAGCAGGGCAGCAGGAACCTCTCAGTCTAGTAAAGCACGGACAGCCGTTGAGCTTGTGCACT AGAGGAGCAGCACCTGGAGCAGAGAACAGTGTATGTGGACTCAGGACTGGACGTAAACGATGGGGACAGACTTCTTTAAAGTCAGTCGACAGCTGGAATGATGGTGACGACACAGACGCCGGAGTTTCTATCtccaaaaaacccacaacaagCTTCCTGAAAGACAGGACACTCAACAGACTAGACAGCTGTCG attttcagaGTCAAAGATAAAAACTGTAGTAAAGTTACCAAACAATGGCAGGATGAACGGAACTGACTCCACCCCGTTGACTGCCAAGCAGCACTACCTCCGCCAGTCCAGGTATCTGCCAG GTGTTAATCCAAAGAAATGCTTGTCAGAAGTAAGTCATGTGACCCACAGAAACCTGTGGGACAGCTCATGTTTGACCAAACAACAGGACCGTAGTAAAG ACTCCAGACTTCCTAAACTAAGGGATGAGCAGCTTCTGAAGGAAATCACTCGGGAGGATGTTGATCTTCCCAAAG ACAACAACCGAACCAAGACGAATATATCATCTCCTCATCTTCAGAAGACGGAAACTGGAGCAGCTCCACAGAAAACCACACGGACACTGAGTGAAGGCACAACGGCAG TTGATTTGTCTTTAAATGCTGATCTGAGAATTGACTCCAAAGTCAAAACAAGCAAGAACAAGACGTCTTCAAATAAACTGCCACCCTCAGATGAAG ATTTTTCAGAGTATGACAGGTGGAGGAGCAGATGTGTGAATCCTCACATTCCTGGATCCAACACCAGCTCTTTGCGGAAGAAAACTTTCCCACGGAGCGCAAACGTACAGTCAGTGCACGGACGAGTCGACTGGGCCGTCAAATACGGAGGCCATCGGTAG